The Glandiceps talaboti chromosome 9, keGlaTala1.1, whole genome shotgun sequence genome window below encodes:
- the LOC144439930 gene encoding cytochrome P450 2U1-like translates to MLAIDFYPALCLLLLTALIILCIIHYTPPCKNFPPGPWGLPIIGSIGYLGSMPHKDMAALANKYGNVYSIKLGNRVVVVLNGISAIKEALVKSGDDFADRPRNFATELFNPNYEGIADGHLTDGFLHWRRVLHTILRGFGFGKATMETIITKEVHLLVGELRKLEGKPCCLGGLVNISVSNVISSITFGKRFEYSDDKPQGLIHSASRWIELYFKLSDENSFPLLRLFMRSIIKEHNYHAEQIMSFCENEIKAHKATLDPSNIRDFIDAYLIESQDQDQEIFSESELKYTLVDLFVAGTVTTATTLKWALLFMILYPDIQEKVFEEINQVVGESRRPNLNDTQSLPFTEAVLFEIQRIGSITPFGLPHATLRDTCVQKYNIPKGTTVLTNLWSVHHDPVAWPEPDKFDPYRFYDDENKSVKKHESFLPFAAGRRMCMGEKLAKQELFLYFTSMIHQFKFVLPTGVKRPDTEGTLGVTLVPKPYDLVITLRSY, encoded by the exons ATGTTAGCTATTGACTTCTACCCAGCACTTTGTCTCCTTCTGTTGACTGCATTGATAATATTGTGTATCATACACTACACACCACCATGTAAGAACTTTCCACCTGGACCATGGGGTTTACCTATCATTGGTAGTATTGGATATCTTGGATCTATGCCCCATAAAGACATGGCTGCCCTGGCTAACAAGTATGGTAATGTGTACAGTATTAAGCTTGGGAATCGGGTAGTGGTGGTTTTAAATGGAATCTCTGCAATCAAGGAGGCTTTAGTCAAGAGTGGTGATGACTTTGCTGATAGACCAAGGAATTTTGCCACTGAGTTGTTCAATCCAAACTATGAGG GTATTGCAGATGGACATTTGACTGATGGCTTCTTACACTGGCGGAGAGTGTTGCATACCATCCTTAGGGGATTTGGCTTTGGAAAAGCTACTATGGAAACTATAATAACAAAAGAAGTACATTTGCTGGTAGGGGAGCTAAGG AAATTGGAGGGAAAGCCTTGTTGCCTTGGTGGACTTGTCAATATTAGTGTTTCAAATGTTATCAGTAGCATTACATTTGGAAAACGTTTTGAGTATTCTGATGACAAACCCCAGGGGCTGATACATTCAGCTTCAAGATGGATTGAACTGTATTTCAAATTATCCGATGAAAATTCATTCCCACTGTTGAGACTGTTTATGAGAAGTATCATAAAAGAACACAATTACCATGCTGAGCAAATCATGTCCTTTTGCGAAAATGAGATCAAAGCACACAAGGCTACTCTTGATCCAAGTAATATCCGTGATTTTATTGATGCATATCTGATTGAGTCTCAAGATCAAGACCAGGAGATATTCTCAGAAAGTGAGCTGAAGTATACCCTCgttgatttgtttgttgctGGAACGGTAACTACAGCAACAACGCTGAAATGGGCATTGCTGTTTATGATACTCTACCCTGATATACAAGAAAAAGTTTTTGAAGAAATTAATCAG GTAGTTGGAGAAAGTCGTCGTCCGAACTTGAATGATACACAAAGTCTTCCATTCACCGAAGCAGTATTGTTCGAAATACAACGTATTGGTTCTATTACACCTTTTGGTTTACCACATGCAACACTACGCGATACTTGTGTTCAGAAATACAATATACCAAAAGGGACCACTGTGTTGACTAACTTGTG GTCAGTACATCATGACCCTGTGGCTTGGCCAGAACCTGACAAGTTTGATCCTTACAGATTTTATGATGACGAAAATAAATCTGTGAAGAAACATGAAAGTTTTCTCCCTTTTGCTGCTG GTCGGAGGATGTGTATGGGTGAAAAACTGGCAAAACAAGAACTATTTCTCTATTTCACATCCATGATACACCAATTCAAATTTGTATTACCGACTGGTGTAAAAAGACCAGATACTGAGGGCACTTTAGGAGTCACTCTCGTACCCAAACCTTATGACCTTGTCATTACTCTCAGAAGCTATTGA
- the LOC144439931 gene encoding cytochrome P450 2U1-like, which produces MAAMANKYGNVYSIKLGNRVMVVLNGISAIKEALVKSGDDFADRPRNWATELFNPNYEGIIDGHVTDGFLHWRRVLHTILREFGFGKASMETIITKEVDMLVGELRKLEGNPCYLGGLLNISVSNVISSITFGKRFEYTDEQSQGLVHSTSRWAELYFKISDANSFPLLRLFMRSIIKEHNYHAEQINSFCENEIKEHKATLDPSNIRDFIDAYLIESQNQDQEIFSESELKYTLVDLFVAGTETTATTLKWALLFMILYPDIQEQVFEEINQVVGESRRPNLKDTPSLPFTEAVLLETQRISSIVPFGLPHATLRDTHVQKYNIPKGTTVLTNLWSVHHDPVAWPEPDKFDPYRFYDDDNKSVKKHESFLPFAAGRRVCMGEKLAKQELFLYFTSMIHQFKFELPTGVKRPDTEGNLGVTLVPKPYDLVINLRNY; this is translated from the exons ATGGCTGCCATGGCTAACAAGTATGGTAATGTGTACAGTATTAAGCTTGGGAATCGTGTAATGGTGGTTTTAAATGGAATCTCTGCAATCAAGGAGGCTTTAGTCAAGAGTGGTGATGACTTTGCTGATAGACCAAGGAATTGGGCCACTGAGTTGTTCAATCCAAACTATGAAG GTATTATAGATGGGCATGTAACTGACGGCTTTTTACACTGGCGAAGAGTTTTACATACTATTCTTAGAGAATTTGGCTTTGGAAAAGCTAGTATGGAAACCATAATAACAAAAGAAGTAGATATGTTGGTAGGGGAGCTAAGG AAATTGGAGGGAAATCCTTGTTACCTTGGTGGACTGCTCAATATTAGTGTATCAAATGTTATCAGTAGCATTACATTTGGAAAACGTTTTGAGTATACTGATGAACAATCCCAGGGGCTTGTACATTCAACTTCAAGATGGGCTGAactgtatttcaaaatatctGATGCAAATTCATTCCCACTGTTGAGACTGTTTATGAGAAGTATCATAAAAGAACACAATTACCATGCTGAGCAAATCAACTCATTTTGTGAAAATGAGATCAAAGAACACAAGGCTACTCTTGATCCAAGTAATATCCGTGATTTTATTGATGCATATCTAATTGAGTCTCAAAATCAAGACCAGGAGATATTCTCAGAAAGTGAGCTGAAATATACCCTCgttgatttgtttgttgctGGAACGGAAACTACAGCAACAACGCTGAAATGGGCATTGCTGTTTATGATACTCTACCCTGATATACAAGAACAAGTTTTTGAAGAAATTAATCAG GTAGTTGGAGAAAGTCGTCGTCCTAACTTGAAAGATACACCCAGTCTTCCATTTACAGAGGCAGTATTGCTGGAAACACAACGTATTAGTTCCATTGTTCCTTTTGGTTTACCACATGCAACTCTACGTGATACACACGTTCAGAAATACAATATACCAAAAGGGACCACTGTGTTGACTAACTTATG GTCAGTACATCACGACCCTGTGGCTTGGCCAGAACCTGACAAGTTTGATCCTTACAGATTTTATGATGACGATAACAAATCTGTGAAGAAACATGAAAGTTTTCTCCCTTTTGCTGCTG GTCGTAGGGTGTGTATGGGTGAAAAACTGGCAAAACAAGAACTATTCCTCTATTTCACATCCATGATACAccaattcaaatttgaattacCAACTGGTGTAAAAAGACCAGATACTGAGGGCAATTTAGGGGTCACTCTTGTACCCAAACCTTATGACCTTGTCATTAATCTAAGAAACTATTGA
- the LOC144439928 gene encoding cytochrome P450 2U1-like codes for MEDYPCYIGGLLNQSVSNVICSITFGRRFQYSDPKFQSLLHSMERWADLFTRISKANSFPVLKWFLKRELKEHDIHVAKVVSFCENEIEEHRATLDPSNIRDFIDAYLNEAENQNRDEFTASQLKLILVDLFIAGTRTTATTIKWVLLFMVLHPEIQEQVFQEIDKVVGRHRRPKLKDMSSLPFTESVLLEAQRIGSITPLSLPHAASKDSTLQNYKIPKGTTVITNLWTVHHDPVAWPEPDKFDPYRFYDDDSKTVKRHESFLPFSAGLETELSTDLTYSRQILEQMKNAASLANDLRNIVP; via the exons ATGGAGGATTACCCATGCTATATCGGAGGCCTTCTGAATCAGAGTGTATCCAATGTTATCTGTAGTATAACATTTGGTAGACGTTTTCAATATTCAGATCCCAAGTTCCAGAGTTTACTTCATTCCATGGAAAGATGGGCTGATCTATTTACGAGAATATCCAAAGCAAATTCCTTTCCTGTATTGAAGTGGTTCTTGAAACGAGAACTCAAAGAGCACGACATTCATGTTGCCAAAGTTGTTTCATtctgtgaaaatgaaattgagGAACACAGAGCCACGCTTGACCCCAGTAACATCCGGGACTTTATTGATGCATACTTAAATGAAGCAGAGAATCAAAACCGTGATGAGTTTACGGCTAGTCAACTAAAACTGATTTTAGTTGACTTGTTCATTGCTGGCACAAGAACAACAGCAACAACTATTAAATGGGTACTGTTGTTTATGGTACTTCATCCTGAGATACAGGAGCAGGTGTTCCAGGAAATTGACAAG gTTGTTGGTCGACATCGTCGCCCTAAATTGAAAGACATGTCCTCCCTTCCCTTCACTGAATCTGTGTTGTTAGAAGCACAACGTATAGGGTCTATTACACCTCTCAGTCTCCCACACGCAGCCTCAAAAGACTCAACCCTTCAAAATTACAAGATACCGAAGGGGACAACTGTAATTACTAATTTATG gaCAGTGCATCATGACCCGGTGGCATGGCCAGAACCAGACAAGTTTGATCCTTACAgattttatgatgatgatagcAAAACTGTGAAGAGACATGAAAGTTTTCTGCCATTCTCTGCAG GATTGGAGACTGAACTTTCTACCGACCTTACTTACTCTCGTCAAATTCTAGAACAGATGAAGAATGCAGCATCATTAGCAAATGATTTGAGAAATATCGTCCCATAG